DNA sequence from the Verrucomicrobiota bacterium genome:
CGCGCAGCGGAGTGCGCGCCCTACCTTGATCCGTCAAAATGAGAACTGCTGTTGATCCTTTCTCGGACCAGGACGATTTCTTCACCGATCCGAGCTCCTTGTTTGACGACCGCCGGAATCAAGTCGAAGGGGTGATGGTCTTTCATCCGGCATTCTTTCGACTTGCTCCCGGGCATGGGCGGGCGCTACCTGACTTGAGATGAAGTTCAGACATCGCCTTGGATCGGTGGGATGGACTCTTTGCCTTGTTTTGGCCGGAGCGGTCCGGTCTTGGGCGCAGATTGATCCCGAGTCCCGGCGTCTTTTGCAATTGGGTTACGACCAGCCCGTTGAGGGGAAGAGTCCGCTGGCGGGCTACGCGTTCTACTACTGGAACGAGCCCGGCGTATGGAGGACGAACCTCACGTTGAGATTGGTGGTCGCTCCGGTTTATCTCGAGAGCGAGTTGGGCGCTCGCAGCCTGCTGGGGCCGAACACGGACTTTGGTTTGGGCGTGCAAGGGGGCGGATACGCGGACAGCCACGCGGAGATCCGGCAGGGCCACTACTACCAGGAAGAGTCCTTCACCGGGCATGGCGGGGATCTCTCGGGCTCGATTTATCATCGTTTCAATCCTGAACAGCGCGTTCCCTTGCATGGGATGTTGCGAGCGGGGGTTCATTACACCGAGTACTCCGCGGGTCGCCACACTTCCCCAACCTTCGTGATGCCCGCGGATGAGCCGAGTCTTCATGTGCGCGGCGGATTGCGTTGGGGAGGGATCGAACCGGTCCTGCACCCTGCTTTGGCCATGGAGCTCTCCGGGTGGTACGACGGAAGAGTTCACGGCGAGGAACTTGCTTTCGGATATGCAGGAGACCGCCGGGTGGAGGCGGCGGCGCATTTGTTTTGGGCGCGGGCGTTGCTGGCTTATACTCTCCCACAGAACCGGATTGGCTGGCAGGTGGGATTCACGATGGGAACGAGCTTGAACGCGAGCCGCTTGGACGCCTTCCGGTTGGGCGGTTCCCTGCCATTCGCCTCAGAATTACCGCTCGATTTGCCGGGTTATTATTTTCAGGAACTGAGCGCCCGTCGATTTCTTCAGTTCTCGGGAAAAGCCCTCTTGCCGATCAACCCGAGGAAAACCTGGAATCTTTCCCTCCATGCCGCCACGGCCCTGATCGATTACACGGCGGGATTTGACCAGCCGGGTTCCTGGCATTCCGGCGGTGGCGGTGGCTTGATTTACCGTTCGGCCAAGGGAGGCTGGCAGGTGGCCGCGGGATACGCGTACGGGATCGATGCCTTGCGCTCGGATGGACGCGGAGCGCAGAGCGTTTCGATCTTGATCCAATACGATTTCACTTCCGGAGAGGGATTCTTCGTGCCCGGATTTCATCCCACCAAATGGCGCGGGTTCGACCGCCTTTTCCGGCGGTAGTGGCTCGGGTTACTTCTTCAAGGCCTTAGCCGCGGCATTTTGAAAAACGCGCCGGACCTCGCTGCCGTCGCTGTTGGGGAAGTTGGAGCGCTGCACCATCAGGACATAGCAGACGCCCAGCTTGGGATCGATCCAGGCTTGTGTTCCCCAAGCCCCGCCGTGGCCGAACGACCCCGCCGAAAGGGCTTCCGCCGCGCCTTCGTGAGGTTCTTCTGGCCCGGTTTACTGAGGGGGACGTCGTTGTCCCGCCGAAAGGGCTTCCGCCGCGCCTTCGTGAGGTTGCCGCAACACGCAGGTGCCGAGACCCCACGTGTAGTGGCCGCCCCGCCGTCCATAAGCTTCGCTTTGGAAGAACCCCGTGGGCAATGTCCCCGTTCGCGAGATGGTGAGCTCCCTCACCGCATCCTCGCTCAAGTATCTTCTTCCCGCACACACCCCCCTTCCCAGCAGCATCTGGCAGAAGCGCGTGTAATCCGGAGCCGTGGAATAAAGCCCTCCGTTGCCTTGGGGCGGACGATCGCGAGGACCGAACTCCGGGCGCGGCGGAACGGGTTCGAGCTGGCCAGTGTCCTTGTTCTTCGCGTAGGCCGTCACCAAGCGGGCGCGCTGGGCTTCGCTCGGGTAAAAGGTGGTGTCCACCATGCCGAGCGGATCGAACAATCGCTTCCGCAAGAATTCGTCGAACGTCATCCCGCCAGCACCTCCACAACTCTCGCGGCCGCGTTAATGCCGCTTTGACAATATTGCCATTTTTCTCCCGGCTCGAATTGCGTCGGACCGGCGAGCCAAAGCGGAACGAGATCCGACAATGTTTTCGCCGTTCTTGCTTCAGGTCCGGACGCCTCACCCAAACCGGAAATATGCGACAGCACTTGCGCCAGGGTGAGATCAGCCTGTTTGCCGGAGGGCGTTTGGAGACGTTCGAACTCCGGCAAATACTTGGCCACCTTGTCCGTCACCTTGAGCTTGCCTTCGTCTTGAAGCATCAACACGGCTACCCCAGTCACCGGCTTGGTCATGGATGCGATCCAGAACAGGGTGTCGGCCTTCATGGGGCGACGCTCGGCTTTATCCGCCAGCCCTGCGGCCTCGAAATGCAGAATCTTGTCCGCGGACGCCACCGCCGTGACCGCTCCGGCCACTTCGTTTCGTTCCACCATGACTTGCATGGCTTGGCTAACGCTTGGCAGCGTCTCGTCAGCGTCGTTTCCAACTGGGTTCAGGGCCATAGAGAACGCCAGAATCAAGGCGGGAGATTTCATGGGCCTTTTCTAACCCGCTCTTCCCTCGGCGGCGATTCCAATTTACTTTCGGTTTGGTTCACTCGAGCGGGATTCGAACTGACCCTCATGCAACGACGATGGATTGACAGTCTCACAGCACGCCCCGGGGACGCTCCGGCCTCGTCGCCTTGGCCGCCTCCAGCATCTCTCCCCGCAGGACCCCGCCCAATTTCAAGTCAGGCTCCACGTCGCCCTGAACTTGTCAGAACGTGGCCTCCGGCCGTTGCTCTCCTGCTGGTTCTCCGCCTTCTCATCGCCGAGGCTCAGATCGTCACCCCTCCGCCGGTTCCGCATTGGATTCGGCACGAGCAAGCCGCGATGGAAGCCGTAGAATTCGCGTTGGACTTTGAAGGGCCGCGCGACTTGGTCCAAGCGGTCTTTCTGGGAGTGGCAGAGGGTTCTTCTCAAGTGTTCATCAACGGCGCGATGGTGGGTGTGATCGAGGGCGCGTCATCGTTGGCAACCCTCGACCTCACGCGCCATGTTCGGCCTGGCCCGAACCGCGTGTTGATTTCGGCACAGGCTTCGGGACGCCCTCCCATGGTCGCGAGTCTCATTGAACTCAATAGCGGCTTGGCCCAACAGGAGTGGATTCCTTCCGGACCTCGCTGGGTCACCCGCGCCATGCCAGGGGTTCCCATGTCCACCCCTCCATCCCCGCGGCCCTGGCGTCCGGTCTTCACCCTCGGGGGCGTGGATGCAACCCCGGGCGGCAATCCTTTCGACCCTCGAAAAGCAATCGACGCCTATAACAGTTGGAAATTGGCCTCGGTGGCCGGAAACGCCACGGACGCCGCCGCGTTGCAATTGCCCCGCGGATTTCGAGCCGAATTGGTGCGCAGCGCCCTGACGGGCGAGGGATCCTGGGTCGCCATGAGTTTCGACGATGAGGGTCGGTTGGTGTTGGCCCGGGAGAAGCAGGGGTTGATTCGTCTTACGCTGCGTCCTCCCGGACTCACGGTCACCTCGGTGGAGGTGATTGACAACAGCTTGCTCGAATGTCGCGGTTTGGCCCATTGCGGGAATTCGTTGTTCGCCCATGCGAACAATTCGAAGTTTCTTGCACGCTTGGACGATGCCAACCAAGACGGATTTTACGAATCCAAGACCGAACTTTTACACACGGAGGGCGGCGTCGGACATGGCCGCAACCATCTTCGCTGGGGTCTGGAGGGCTGGTTGTATTTGGCGCAAGGGAACAATGTGAAGCTGCCCGCGCGAGTGTCGGCAGATTCGCCGCTGCGCCTGTTTGCGGAGGATCAGTGGGTTCCCTGCCCCTGGGATCCCGGCATGTTCGACGGCGACGTGCTGGCGCCCGCCGGTCACATCCTCACGCTCGACCCGCGGCGCCCGGTTCCTCTGCTTTTCGCCGGCGGCTTTCGCAACGCTCTGGATGTCGATTTCAACGAGGACGGCGAGATGTTCACCTTTGACGCGGATATGGAATGGGACGTGGGCGCTCCGTGGTACATGCCCAACCGCGTTTTGCACGTGGTCTCGGGGGGTGACTATGGATTCCGCCGCGGCACGGGCCGGTTTCCCGAATCCTTTGCCGATACTCTGCCCGCCGTTGCCCATGTCGGATTGGCATCCCCCACGGCGGTTTTGTTCGGGCATGGCGCATCGTTTCCACCGCGTTATCGGCGCGCTTTTTTCATTTGCGATTGGGCTTATGGACGTGTGCTGGCGGTCCATCTGGAACCTGATGGAGCAAGTTATCGCGGCACCCTGGAGCCATTCCTGGCCGGGCGGCCTTTCAATGTGACCGACGCCTGCATCGGACCCGATGGCGCCATGTGGCTGATCACCGGCGGTCGAGGGACCCAATCGGGCTTGTATCGAGTCGCTTGGAATGGTGGTGGTGGCGAACCGGAATCCGTCAGCGGGCGCGAACGTCTCGATCGATTGAAGGCGGCTCGCTTGCGCGAGGTCCGGAAGGAATTCGAGTCCTGGCACAAAGAGTTCGAACCCGTCGAGGTCGCGTCGCGCCTCAACAAAATCTGGGAACATTTGAATCACGAGGATCGCTGGATCCGGCATGCGGCGCGGATCGCGTTGGAGCGGATTCCTGCGCATTATTGGCGGGAACGGGCTCTGTTGGAGTATGACACGAGCCGGCTATGGCCCGCGCTGCTGGCCCTGGCGCGGGCGGGAAACGGCGGTGACCTGGAACCCATTCTCAACCGGTTCGCGCTCCTGGCCTCAGTGCGCTGGCCCGGGTTGGACGAGACGGACCAACTGGGTGTCTTGCGCGCTTTGGGGGTTGCACTCGCCCGGCACGGCACATCCGTCGCTAAATCATTTTGGGGTTCCCGGTTCGATCGAATGGAATCGGGAGCAAGTCCCGAGGTGGAACGCGAACTATGCCGCATGTTGGCCTTTTTTGAATCCCCTCGCCTCCTTGATTTTGCTCTCTCCAAGCTCAAAACATCTCGCACATCGGAGGACCTTCTTCATTATCTGTTCTTCCTGCGGAACGCCCGCGGTGGATGGACACTCGAGTCCCGGAAAGTTGTGTTCGAGGCCTTGCGGCGAGCCGGGCAACTCCCGGGTGCGCGAACCTATTACAAGGCGTTGGCCGATGTTCGGAAGGAGTTGATTCAAAGCCTGACCGCCGCGGAGAAGGAGTCACTGTCCACTCTGCTGGACTCGGAGGCCAATCCTTCCCCGTCCGTGAATCCG
Encoded proteins:
- a CDS encoding beta-lactamase family protein, which produces MKSPALILAFSMALNPVGNDADETLPSVSQAMQVMVERNEVAGAVTAVASADKILHFEAAGLADKAERRPMKADTLFWIASMTKPVTGVAVLMLQDEGKLKVTDKVAKYLPEFERLQTPSGKQADLTLAQVLSHISGLGEASGPEARTAKTLSDLVPLWLAGPTQFEPGEKWQYCQSGINAAARVVEVLAG
- a CDS encoding beta-lactamase family protein is translated as MTFDEFLRKRLFDPLGMVDTTFYPSEAQRARLVTAYAKNKDTGQLEPVPPRPEFGPRDRPPQGNGGLYSTAPDYTRFCQMLLGRGVCAGRRYLSEDAVRELTISRTGTLPTGFFQSEAYGRRGGHYTWGLGTCVLRQPHEGAAEALSAGQRRPPQ